A single window of Montipora capricornis isolate CH-2021 chromosome 14, ASM3666992v2, whole genome shotgun sequence DNA harbors:
- the LOC138033383 gene encoding uncharacterized protein — MNVRGSFSPKLRVRIKDNNSSPYVPLPSSNILGNLDGKYLVKLNSFLVPVLQSSSRSRFVKCWRAKTDGWAGFTFHSNCDGKGPTVTIIKVGSYIFGGYTDISWSSSYCGYASSSKSFIYSLYNINGYAPVKLQVKSGEQSRAIYSCSHNGPIFGAGLDIHVSNNAAGNQNSHTWCGQTYRLPPGYYSSLSSCSFYAGGGSYAFAPSDVEVFYETTT, encoded by the exons ATGAACGTACGGGGatcattttccccgaaacttcgtgtacgtatcaaagacaacaacagctcaccgtatg TGCCCCTGCCTTCGTCCAATATTCTTGGGAACCTCGACGGGAAGTATCTCGTCAAGTTGAATTCGTTTTTGGTTCCAGTCCTCCAGAGTTCATCCCGCAGCAGGTTTGTTAAGTGTTGGCGAGCTAAGACGGATGGCTGGGCAGGATTTACCTTCCACAGCAACTGTGATGGAAAGGGTCCCACTGTTACTATAATCAAAGTTGGCAGTTACATTTTTGGGGGATACACTGACATATCTTGGTCAAGCA GTTATTGTGGTTATGCTTCATCCAGTAAATCGTTTATCTACTCACTGTATAACATCAATGGCTACGCTCCTGTTAAGCTGCAGGTCAAGTCAGGAGAGCAGAGTCGCGCTATATACAGTTGTTCCCATAACGGACCAATCTTTGGAGCGGGACTTGACATCCACGTATCAAACAACGCTGCAGGCAACCAAAATTCGCACACATGGTGTGGCCAGACTTACCGCCTTCCCCCAGGGTATTATTCGTCTCTTTCTTCCTGTAGTTTTTATGCAGGAGGAGGAAGCTACGCGTTTGCTCCCTCTGATGTCGAGGTATTCTACGAGACAACCACTTAA